From Macrobrachium nipponense isolate FS-2020 chromosome 6, ASM1510439v2, whole genome shotgun sequence, a single genomic window includes:
- the LOC135216112 gene encoding uncharacterized protein LOC135216112 isoform X3, with product MPAKWTDDVTCKFVQLYMEHECLWNMHTEIYRNKAARQSALIDICKKMEIENYTINDVKQKIKSLRTTFKQEQRKVEQSERCGAGTQNVYKPAIKWFPLMKDIMKQGTLKQTSQSNWVDCREIEVRSSKPRPRTKIRNESEELISLACKRLRGDRDDLDKLALAWASELRRMSPTQQIFAKKAINDVLIEGQLGTLHRHSVSINVVSPPPPAQNDPTAVANALQSPVEWKTDCQ from the exons ATGCCTGCAAAGTGGACTGACGATGTAACATGCAAGTTTGTTCAACTGTATATGGAGCATGAGTGTTTGTGGAACATGCATACCGAAATATATCGAAACAAGGCGGCACGACAGAGTGCTCTCATTGACATATGCAAGAAAATGGAAATTGAGAACTATACAATTAATGATGTAAAACAGAAAATTAAGAGTTTAAGGACAACATTTAAGCAAGAACAACGAAAAGTAGAACAGTCAGAAAGATGCGGTGCTGGCACTCAAAATGTGTATAAGCCTGCGATTAAATGGTTTCCACTAATGAAAGACATAATGAAACAAGGAACACTAAAACAAACATCACAAAGTAATTGG GTTGATTGTAGGGAGATTGAAGTGCGTAGCAGTAAACCACGACCCAGGACCAAGATAAGAAACGAGAGTGAAGAGCTTATTTCTTTAGCATGTAAACGTCTACGTGGAGACCGTGACGACTTGGATAAGCTGGCTTTAGCATGGGCTTCGGAGCTGAGACGAATGAGCCCTACCCaacaaatatttgccaaaaaagcTATAAATGATGTTTTGATTGAGGGGCAGCTAGGTACATTGCATCGCCACTCGGTCTCTATAAATGTAGTAAGTCCACCACCACCAGCCCAGAATGATCCCACAGCAGTTGCAAACGCCTTACAGTCACCCGTTGAATGGAAGACTGATTGTCAGtag
- the LOC135216112 gene encoding uncharacterized protein LOC135216112 isoform X2 — translation MDSANSREVLSDFIDLYQSFPCLWKIKSADYYNKHAKQIAQDKLVEKLKECDPNADRESCLRKINSLRASFRKEFKKVQASYKSGASTDDIYKPNLWYYEKLLFLKDQEMPGRSRSTIEEESFEREMVDCREIEVRSSKPRPRTKIRNESEELISLACKRLRGDRDDLDKLALAWASELRRMSPTQQIFAKKAINDVLIEGQLGTLHRHSVSINVVSPPPPAQNDPTAVANALQSPVEWKTDCQ, via the exons ATGGATAGCGCCAATTCAAGAGAAGTGTTAAGTGACTTTATAGACCTATACCAGTCTTTCCCGTGTTTGTGGAAAATTAAATCGGCAGATTACTATAACAAACACGCAAAACAAATTGCTCAAGACAAATTagtagaaaaactgaaagaatgtgACCCTAATGCTGATCGTGAATCATGTTTACGTAAGATTAATTCTCTACGTGCATCATttagaaaagaatttaaaaaggttCAGGCCTCATACAAATCTGGAGCCAGCACAGATGACATTTATAAGCCCAACTTATGGTACTACGAAAAATTACTCTTTCTGAAAGACCAAGAAATGCCAGGACGCTCTAGGTCTACTATAGAGGAGGAAAGCTTTGAAAGAGAGATG GTTGATTGTAGGGAGATTGAAGTGCGTAGCAGTAAACCACGACCCAGGACCAAGATAAGAAACGAGAGTGAAGAGCTTATTTCTTTAGCATGTAAACGTCTACGTGGAGACCGTGACGACTTGGATAAGCTGGCTTTAGCATGGGCTTCGGAGCTGAGACGAATGAGCCCTACCCaacaaatatttgccaaaaaagcTATAAATGATGTTTTGATTGAGGGGCAGCTAGGTACATTGCATCGCCACTCGGTCTCTATAAATGTAGTAAGTCCACCACCACCAGCCCAGAATGATCCCACAGCAGTTGCAAACGCCTTACAGTCACCCGTTGAATGGAAGACTGATTGTCAGtag
- the LOC135216112 gene encoding uncharacterized protein LOC135216112 isoform X1: protein MSAAAKKGERKFVREFIEAYRNLPALWKTKSDEYSDRNKKSESYETLLRKYQEKYPEATTDDVKKKINILRTNFMKERRKVCDSEKSGVTAGEVYESSLWYYEDMLFLSGRETPAVSRNSIDVTEENDNGTLVDCREIEVRSSKPRPRTKIRNESEELISLACKRLRGDRDDLDKLALAWASELRRMSPTQQIFAKKAINDVLIEGQLGTLHRHSVSINVVSPPPPAQNDPTAVANALQSPVEWKTDCQ, encoded by the exons ATGTCTGCCGCcgcaaaaaaaggagaaaggaagttTGTCCGTGAATTTATTGAAGCGTACCGCAACCTTCCAGCTCTCTGGAAAACGAAGTCTGATGAATATAGCGATCGGAACAAGAAGTCTGAGTCATATGAAACGTTGCTAAGAAAATACCAAGAGAAATATCCGGAAGCCACCACCGATGACgtgaaaaaaaagattaacattCTCCGTACGAATTTCATGAAGGAGCGAAGAAAGGTTTGCGATTCGGAAAAATCAGGGGTGACGGCTGGTGAAGTGTACGAGTCAAGTCTGTGGTACTATGAAGACATGCTCTTCCTCAGTGGTCGAGAGACACCTGCAGTTTCAAGGAACAGCATCGACGTCACGGAAGAAAACGATAATGGAACACTG GTTGATTGTAGGGAGATTGAAGTGCGTAGCAGTAAACCACGACCCAGGACCAAGATAAGAAACGAGAGTGAAGAGCTTATTTCTTTAGCATGTAAACGTCTACGTGGAGACCGTGACGACTTGGATAAGCTGGCTTTAGCATGGGCTTCGGAGCTGAGACGAATGAGCCCTACCCaacaaatatttgccaaaaaagcTATAAATGATGTTTTGATTGAGGGGCAGCTAGGTACATTGCATCGCCACTCGGTCTCTATAAATGTAGTAAGTCCACCACCACCAGCCCAGAATGATCCCACAGCAGTTGCAAACGCCTTACAGTCACCCGTTGAATGGAAGACTGATTGTCAGtag